One part of the Archangium lipolyticum genome encodes these proteins:
- a CDS encoding beta-ketoacyl-ACP synthase III, with translation MARTQIIGTGSYAPEKVLTNADLEKLVDTTDEWITERTGIRKRRVAAPGETTSDMAVHAARRALEMAGVKPEELGLIVVGTVTPDMPMPSCAALVQARLGARNAFAFDVSAACSGSLYALSVADQFIRTGQVKRALVIGAEMLSRTVNWEDRNTCVLFGDAAGAMVIAPTEDASRGLLSTHLYTDGSFAEILCIPGGGTSKPACEEVLKEKLHTLHMNGREVFKFAVRALADSTVTALKSNGMHARDVDHVISHQANIRILEAVLQRLELPVEKCWLNLHEYGNTSSASLPMTLDEANRAGRLKKGDVVAMMAIGAGMTWGSAVMRW, from the coding sequence TTGGCACGCACGCAGATCATCGGAACCGGCTCGTACGCACCGGAGAAGGTCCTGACCAACGCCGACCTCGAAAAGCTCGTCGACACCACGGACGAGTGGATCACCGAGCGCACGGGCATCCGCAAGCGCCGGGTCGCCGCGCCGGGCGAGACCACCAGCGACATGGCCGTTCATGCGGCCAGGCGTGCGCTGGAGATGGCGGGCGTCAAGCCGGAGGAGCTGGGGCTCATCGTGGTGGGCACCGTCACGCCGGACATGCCCATGCCCTCCTGCGCCGCCCTGGTGCAGGCCAGGCTGGGCGCGAGGAACGCCTTCGCCTTCGACGTGTCGGCGGCGTGCTCCGGCTCGCTCTATGCCCTCAGCGTGGCGGATCAATTCATCCGCACCGGCCAGGTGAAGCGCGCGCTGGTGATTGGCGCCGAGATGCTCAGCCGCACCGTCAACTGGGAGGATCGCAACACCTGCGTGCTCTTCGGGGACGCGGCGGGCGCCATGGTGATCGCCCCCACCGAGGACGCGTCGCGCGGGCTGCTCTCCACGCACCTCTATACGGACGGCTCCTTCGCGGAGATCCTCTGCATCCCGGGCGGCGGCACCAGCAAGCCCGCCTGCGAGGAGGTGCTGAAGGAGAAGCTGCACACGCTGCACATGAACGGCCGTGAGGTCTTCAAGTTCGCGGTGCGCGCCCTGGCGGACTCCACCGTCACGGCCCTGAAGTCCAATGGAATGCATGCCCGGGACGTGGATCACGTCATTTCCCATCAGGCCAACATCCGGATCCTCGAAGCCGTGCTACAGCGGCTGGAGCTGCCGGTGGAGAAGTGCTGGCTCAACCTGCACGAGTACGGCAATACGTCCTCGGCGTCCCTGCCCATGACGCTGGACGAGGCCAACCGGGCGGGTCGGCTGAAGAAGGGCGACGTGGTGGCGATGATGGCCATTGGCGCGGGGATGACGTGGGGCAGCGCGGTGATGCGCTGGTAG
- the plsX gene encoding phosphate acyltransferase PlsX produces the protein MRLVLDAMGGDHAPEAPVQGALLFAREHPEHEVVLVGDLSRLREPLARAGGAPTNVRLHPASEVVEMEDHALAAIRRKKDSSLRVGFELVRRGEAEALVSAGHSGAVMAGALLVLGRIPGVERPAIATLLPTLEGGGRCLLLDAGANVECRPVHFAQWAVLGAAYVRSRLGIARPRVAVLSNGEEPSKGTPLTREACALLRASDLDFIGYVEGKDLFSGDVEVVVTDGFTGNVVLKASEGVAAAVTGLLRSAIERRGGLPEKLGALLLQPTFTGLKKMMDYAEYGGAPLLGIQGVGIVAHGRSSPRAVQQALEAALQTARAGLSAELTRCIAEAAAWLPARQRGKGATDEALSD, from the coding sequence ATGAGGCTCGTCCTGGATGCCATGGGGGGTGACCATGCCCCCGAGGCGCCCGTACAGGGTGCCCTCCTGTTCGCGCGCGAGCACCCGGAGCACGAAGTGGTGCTCGTGGGGGACCTGTCGCGCCTGCGCGAGCCCCTGGCCCGTGCCGGCGGAGCCCCCACCAACGTGCGCCTCCACCCCGCCTCGGAAGTGGTGGAGATGGAGGATCACGCCCTGGCGGCCATCCGCCGCAAGAAGGACTCCTCCCTCCGGGTGGGCTTCGAGCTCGTCCGCCGGGGCGAGGCCGAGGCGCTGGTGTCCGCAGGGCACTCGGGGGCGGTGATGGCGGGGGCGCTGCTGGTGCTGGGCCGCATCCCCGGGGTGGAGCGCCCGGCCATCGCCACCCTGCTGCCCACCCTCGAGGGCGGCGGCCGCTGTCTGCTGCTGGACGCCGGGGCCAACGTGGAGTGCCGGCCCGTCCACTTCGCCCAGTGGGCGGTGCTGGGGGCCGCCTATGTGCGGTCCCGCCTGGGGATCGCCCGTCCGCGCGTGGCGGTGCTCTCCAATGGCGAGGAGCCCTCCAAGGGCACGCCCCTCACCCGAGAGGCCTGCGCGCTGCTGCGCGCCTCGGATCTGGACTTCATCGGCTATGTGGAGGGGAAGGATCTCTTCTCCGGGGACGTAGAGGTGGTCGTCACCGACGGCTTCACCGGCAACGTGGTCCTCAAGGCGTCCGAGGGCGTGGCGGCGGCCGTGACGGGGCTCCTGCGCTCGGCCATCGAGCGCCGGGGGGGTCTGCCGGAGAAGCTGGGAGCGCTGCTGCTCCAGCCCACCTTCACCGGCCTGAAGAAGATGATGGACTACGCCGAGTACGGAGGCGCGCCGTTGCTCGGCATCCAGGGGGTGGGCATCGTGGCCCATGGCCGCAGCTCGCCCCGAGCGGTGCAGCAGGCCCTGGAGGCCGCCCTGCAGACGGCCCGGGCGGGGTTGAGCGCCGAATTGACGCGATGCATCGCGGAAGCCGCCGCCTGGCTCCCTGCCCGACAGAGGGGAAAGGGGGCGACAGACGAGGCTCTTTCCGATTAG
- the rpmF gene encoding 50S ribosomal protein L32 codes for MGVPKKRTSKMRRDRRRAANNNLRSAVQVIHCANCKEPVLPHRACAACGFYKGRETVPGAQA; via the coding sequence GTGGGTGTTCCCAAGAAGCGTACTTCCAAGATGCGTCGTGACCGCCGCCGTGCGGCCAACAACAACCTGCGCAGCGCCGTGCAGGTGATCCACTGCGCCAACTGCAAGGAGCCGGTGCTTCCCCACCGCGCCTGCGCGGCGTGCGGCTTCTACAAGGGCCGCGAGACGGTACCCGGCGCCCAGGCCTGA
- a CDS encoding thioredoxin family protein, with product MSSSIVSGRLVCPRFLFVVFFSSVLSWGCATTTAPHGTLSDLSAARGPATEFCAHRVPAEACTRCHPELQARFKAVGDWCAPHGVPESQCFVCHPDLSFEPLPTLSAEADLRQVAEKGEDVPSLEAHLVPGKVTVFDFYADWCTVCREVDRHVFALLNRRSDVAYVKLNVVSWETPLARRYLSNAPGLPLLVVYGKDGGKVATLSGGDTQALDKAIAEGAAR from the coding sequence ATGTCTTCTTCCATCGTCTCCGGGCGCCTCGTGTGCCCCCGCTTCCTTTTCGTCGTCTTCTTCTCCTCTGTCCTCTCGTGGGGATGCGCCACCACGACTGCTCCCCACGGCACGTTGAGTGACTTGAGCGCCGCGCGGGGGCCGGCGACGGAGTTCTGCGCCCACCGCGTGCCGGCCGAGGCCTGTACCCGCTGCCATCCCGAGCTGCAGGCCCGCTTCAAGGCCGTCGGGGATTGGTGCGCCCCCCATGGCGTGCCCGAGTCCCAGTGCTTCGTGTGCCATCCGGATCTGTCCTTCGAGCCGTTGCCCACGCTCTCGGCGGAGGCCGACCTGCGCCAGGTGGCGGAGAAGGGCGAGGACGTGCCGTCGCTGGAAGCTCACCTCGTGCCGGGCAAGGTGACGGTGTTCGACTTCTACGCCGACTGGTGCACGGTGTGCCGCGAGGTGGACCGGCACGTCTTCGCGCTGCTCAACCGGCGCTCGGACGTGGCCTACGTCAAGCTCAACGTCGTCTCGTGGGAGACGCCGCTGGCGCGCCGCTACCTCTCGAATGCTCCCGGTCTGCCCCTGCTGGTGGTGTACGGCAAGGATGGCGGCAAGGTGGCCACGCTCTCGGGTGGGGACACCCAGGCGCTCGACAAGGCCATCGCCGAGGGGGCCGCGCGGTGA
- a CDS encoding mechanosensitive ion channel family protein — MDALIEQLKSLALTQAVPFLIKVVGGLVLWFVGRTLINGFRRVLNLGLQKRQLDATLIRYIESLFTGSLTILLLIAILGLMGVETTSFAALLAAAGIAIGTAWSGLLSNFAAGVFLLVLRPFRVGDEISAGGVTGLVQEIGLFATTLDTPDNLRISVGNSRLFGDNIVNFTHHPHRQVTIKVPLHHGGDVFGLMNALKERVSVVPEVLQQPGPSVGVAEFTALGPVLAVQVWAKPSMAGPVTGAVAHAVEEILLSAGYTVPAPTVQEPLAKAS, encoded by the coding sequence ATGGATGCTCTCATCGAACAGTTGAAGTCGTTGGCGCTCACCCAGGCCGTGCCCTTCCTGATCAAGGTCGTCGGTGGGCTGGTGCTGTGGTTCGTGGGCCGTACCCTCATCAATGGCTTCCGGCGCGTGCTGAATCTGGGCCTCCAGAAGCGCCAGCTCGACGCCACGCTCATCCGCTACATCGAGTCGCTCTTCACCGGCTCGCTGACGATCCTCCTGCTGATCGCCATCCTGGGCCTGATGGGCGTCGAGACGACCTCGTTCGCGGCGCTGCTGGCGGCGGCGGGCATCGCCATCGGTACGGCCTGGTCCGGCCTGCTGTCCAACTTCGCCGCGGGCGTCTTCCTGCTCGTGCTGCGCCCCTTCCGGGTGGGAGATGAGATCTCCGCCGGAGGCGTCACGGGCCTGGTGCAGGAGATCGGCCTGTTCGCCACGACCCTGGACACCCCCGACAACCTGCGCATCTCCGTGGGCAACAGCCGGCTGTTCGGCGACAACATCGTCAACTTCACCCACCACCCCCACCGGCAGGTCACGATCAAGGTGCCGCTGCACCACGGCGGTGACGTGTTCGGACTGATGAATGCCCTCAAGGAGCGCGTCTCGGTGGTGCCCGAGGTGCTGCAACAGCCCGGCCCTTCCGTCGGCGTGGCGGAGTTCACCGCGCTCGGGCCCGTGCTGGCGGTACAGGTGTGGGCCAAGCCGTCCATGGCGGGGCCGGTGACGGGCGCCGTGGCCCACGCAGTCGAGGAGATCCTCCTGTCCGCCGGCTACACCGTTCCCGCTCCGACGGTCCAGGAGCCTCTCGCCAAGGCCAGCTGA
- a CDS encoding YceD family protein, with product MLVKIEEIRDEGLKINDRMSLELLEAALEGSGFRATEPLAFSANLRKVGGGVLLEGKFTERVVAECKRCLTESKLELPVSFTLNLVPESLARGSDVLDEDEVEEKERNQGENGGSFAIDDADEEVFDGKVIDLDPIIREQALLALPMSAVCREECQGLCTQCGQNLNEKQCGCDAKFVDPRLAVLKNIKLQKS from the coding sequence ATGCTCGTAAAGATTGAAGAAATTCGCGACGAAGGGCTCAAGATCAATGATCGGATGAGCCTGGAGCTGCTCGAGGCCGCCCTCGAGGGCTCCGGCTTCCGGGCCACCGAGCCCCTGGCCTTCTCGGCGAACCTCCGCAAGGTGGGCGGGGGTGTGTTGCTCGAAGGCAAGTTCACCGAGCGCGTGGTGGCGGAGTGCAAGCGCTGCCTCACGGAGTCGAAGCTCGAGTTGCCGGTGAGCTTCACCCTCAACCTCGTGCCCGAGTCGCTCGCTCGTGGCTCGGACGTGCTGGACGAGGACGAGGTGGAGGAGAAGGAGCGGAACCAGGGTGAGAACGGCGGCTCGTTCGCGATCGATGACGCGGACGAGGAGGTGTTCGACGGCAAGGTGATCGACCTGGATCCCATCATCCGGGAGCAGGCGCTGCTCGCCCTGCCGATGAGCGCCGTGTGCCGTGAGGAATGCCAGGGGCTGTGCACGCAGTGCGGCCAGAACCTCAACGAGAAGCAGTGCGGTTGCGACGCGAAGTTCGTGGATCCCCGGCTCGCGGTGCTCAAGAACATCAAGCTCCAGAAGAGCTGA
- a CDS encoding tetratricopeptide repeat protein — MYPSRNRLVAGLVLASLLSPGASLARPLFPQPLLFQVAPARPEIARAQEQIENGEFEEAVKTLEAGLDAPDVTDDQLVELYRLLGLTSLYLGDEARAREAYEMLLQARPDYELPRTAPPKIRQLYARIKEDIKNRRVRPVTLQVEPLPDVAGGEPVVAVARIEDMALGARARLFYRRAGAQAYSSVDFARDRADKERYVATIPAYELPAARTTYQVEYYFEVVDAAQRRLAGRGDTFNPLVFQVAQEGTAVAPAGERPWYKGPWLWVAVGAAAVAGAAGAVIYSGSEERGRVPITVRVNP; from the coding sequence ATGTACCCCTCGCGGAATCGCCTGGTGGCGGGTCTGGTGCTGGCGAGCCTGCTATCGCCCGGAGCCTCGCTCGCCCGCCCCCTGTTCCCACAGCCCCTCCTCTTCCAGGTGGCCCCTGCCCGGCCGGAGATCGCTCGCGCGCAGGAGCAGATCGAGAACGGCGAGTTCGAGGAGGCGGTGAAGACGCTGGAGGCCGGCCTCGACGCGCCAGACGTCACCGACGATCAGCTCGTGGAGCTCTACCGGCTGCTCGGCCTCACCTCCCTCTACCTGGGCGACGAGGCGCGGGCGCGCGAGGCCTACGAGATGCTCCTCCAGGCCCGGCCCGACTACGAGCTGCCGCGCACCGCGCCTCCGAAGATCCGCCAGCTCTACGCGCGCATCAAGGAGGACATCAAGAACCGCCGGGTCCGCCCCGTCACGCTCCAGGTGGAGCCGCTGCCCGACGTGGCCGGGGGCGAGCCAGTGGTCGCCGTGGCGCGCATCGAGGACATGGCGCTCGGGGCGCGGGCCCGGCTCTTCTACCGGCGCGCTGGAGCCCAGGCCTACAGCTCCGTGGACTTCGCTCGCGACCGGGCCGACAAGGAGCGCTACGTCGCCACCATCCCCGCCTACGAGCTGCCCGCCGCCCGCACCACCTACCAGGTGGAGTACTACTTCGAGGTGGTGGACGCGGCGCAGCGCCGGCTGGCGGGCCGGGGCGATACCTTCAACCCGCTCGTCTTCCAGGTGGCCCAGGAAGGAACGGCGGTGGCCCCGGCGGGCGAGCGTCCCTGGTACAAGGGCCCGTGGCTCTGGGTGGCGGTGGGCGCGGCGGCCGTGGCGGGCGCCGCCGGAGCCGTCATCTATTCCGGTTCCGAGGAGCGGGGCCGCGTCCCCATCACCGTCCGCGTCAATCCATGA